The window TCAACAATTGTGCAGAGATTGTACAATACATTGAGTAACCAACCTTCGATCATCTTATGCACCACATCTATGTAGAAATGCTTATAAATtgagttggtttttttttttttaatatttgcagtaagcactacaacaaaattaaaGGAGAAACTGCACATAATGCAGATCGTCTACATCAAACACAATTTCCTATATGGTTCAAGGAGCGTGTGAGTTTCTTTAAAGCATGAATGCAAATCTTTAtcaacttcatatatatatatatatatatatatacttttatgcATTGGTTACTTAGATAGTCTTTCCCTTATCATATTCACTGAACAGATCAAAGCATTGCGCCATTCAAGTCCTATTGAAGTTTCCGATGAGCTATATGCCATTTCATGTGGACCTGACCCATTGCTTGCATCATATACTGGTTGCATTATGAATGGTGTTAGGTTTCACACAAAGGAGCGTGAACAATATCGATTATCACAAAATAGCGGGGTAGTTGTTTCGGGGGAGCATGAAGGCAAGCCTGTAGACTTCTACGGAGTTCTAACAGACATTTTTGAACTCGACTACATGGGCTGGCGGCATGTTTACTTGTTCAAGTGTGATTGGTTTGACGTTGGTGAGAGTTCGTGTCGGGATTCACCAGACTAGTGTCAACACATGTCGAAAAAGGTACAAGGACGAGCCATTTGTCCTTGCCTCACAGGCCTCTCAAGTATTTTATCTTAATGATAGGAGCTTAGGGAGGAATTGGCATGTAGTACAAAAGGTTACGAGCAGAAATGTCTATGACATTCCACGCGTAGAAGACTTCAATGAGGATGAGTCGAGTGTAGATGAAGCGTATCAAGATGATGAATATTCGATGCCTTCCCATTCTATACATCACGACGATACAAGCTTAGAAGTTCCATTGCATCGATTAGATGTTGAACCATTAAGAGTTGATCCCCAAAGAATGTTAGCACAACCGATTCAACCCCATGCTCATGAAGAGTTATTCGATGACGACTCACCTTCTTTATTGGGTGATGGGAATAGTGATAACATGTCTGATATAAGCGAAGAAGATGTGGATAGCGACCCTACATCACTCTCTATGGAATAACTTTTCATCTAAAGttgatattttgtttatatatgtaACTTATATAAATGTACACACAATggcaatttcaaatattttatatatgtccTCTTCTCCTTACCTCTATATGTGGATACTGACCCTACATCATGCTATAACTAGTTAGTTGATAGTTGCATCACACAATGGCATTTTCAAACATTGTATATTCAGCGATCTCATCTTTAACAGCATGCTTGATAGTTTGTTTTGTCCCTTGGTGACAGGACTTTTGCAATTTAAGCAACTTTGCTACAAATCACAAGTTAGCACTTCTTTGAGCATGACAGTGTTCAGGCTATGCCATAAGGAACAACATCGACAACCAACCACATAGATGGTCATTGCCAGCGTGTTCCAAATTATCTTTTTGACCTTctaatcaaaacaaaatgatgTTTCATTGAACTTTGTTGTAGAATCTGGAGATGAACTATTGGTGTACAATGGAAGTCATGTATTGGTTGCTAATACACTTTGCTACTGGGTGTGGGATATTTTTGTAGTGAACCTATGAAAGGTGGGGCCAGGGTGGGCGATGactctgtttttggtttttcttaatttttctttactttcaaTCTTTGTTAAATATATTGAAAGAGCTTACAATCTTGGTAAAACTAAGGAATCCACATGTCATGAAACTTGATGATTGCTTTATACAGTTCAAAACATATttgatttcatttaaataaagtttgagaactttttcttaatcattTACTTAAAGAAGATAAGTTCTTTCAGTGAAATGAATGGTGTTATACATTGAAACCCTATAGTATTGATTTAGTAAAATCTCATTACTGGATGAGTTATAAAACTTAGACAAATGTGGAGTTCCATTTTGATTGTCACTTGAGTTGAAAATTGAagtatattaagaaaaaatttattttttcatcaggAGACTTTGTTAAGACAAGTATCTAACAATAAGAACTTTGGCCAGTCCAAATTGTAACTCCTAATTCATCCCCAACTTTGATTCTACCCATGGATGACCCAGAATAGAGATGCTCAGTTACAAAATCATTGAAGGGTTGACATCTCAATACCcaaactcatttttattttttttgtaaatattagcCACCAATGTCAGCTGTGTCTCTCCATAGATATAAGTAATACACATATATCTAATATGAGAAATGCTGCTCTTACAGATGGGATACAGCTAACATTGGTGGCtaataaaacaaacaatatatttttttaatatgtaatctaattacttatgtctatatagtgaatatacttcataagtatattttataatttgtataataattagtcaataaaatttaataatttcatatattagtatatgggaaccatatatgaaatagatatatactattatattaaatgtatgtattaacaatatatgtaggcatataatatattgttattttggataaatatcaactagttagatattaattatttataaattttttaaaattttataattcaatagaggttctatttgttagttgtataaattcaatattaaattttttattttttattatttaatttattaattattaaattttattcgaaaaataaaaaataaacaattcgagttTGAGCTCAAGCTCGACTCAACTCGAACTTGTTTGTGGGACAAGCTTGAGCTCGAGGAGAAATTGAGAGTTTAGTTTATCGAGTTGAGCTCgagcaaataataaaaaaaaatctcgaattcgagtattttgagtcgagccaaTCTCGGCAAGCCAACGACCGACTCGATtcggctcgattacagccctaaTTAAGTTGGATCAAAAAAGCACTTTCGAAATAGCCCGTGCATTATTAAAAACTtagaaatatatcattttatattgaTAACTTATGGTTATTGATGCAGGCCAATGTCACCATAACAGTAAATAAAAAGGACATcataaaaaggaaaggaaaacattCATGCACAAAATCTTTGATAAAAAGCACTTGCTTGAAGGGAGTTGTGATGAGAATAAGAAAgagaaacaataataaaatataaatttgatctATGTAAAGTAACCATCAAGTTtagagtttttttaaaaactacTGTAGCTAAAGTCCAATTTTTTTTGACTTTAACAAATCCATAGCAATCAATTTTTGGtgtctaataattaaatatatgatgaatttagcttttaaatgatcaattagGATGCACTCGTCCAATATTTATGCAAATTTACTTAAGTACGTTAATTAGCATATCCAAACCTTTAGTAGATGAGTTATAATTGTGGGCCCCAAATGGATTTTCTTTCAACATAAATGGACAACATTCCACCAACCacctattaatataatatttaatggagGGAAACAGTTTGGCAAATGAGCGGGACGTGAAAAGATAAAGGGGGATATATTGAACTCAGACCTTATTTTACAATGCCATGTACCCACAAAAGGCCTTCGGAGCTCAGTAGAGAGAAATAAGTTCTACAAACATGCAGTGAACACGATTTTTGGTATTGAAGTGaataaaattgttgaagaaatattatgttttatagCGGAAGAATAAAACCGTTGGAGAAATATATccgttaaaaaatatatctgttaGAAGAATGTGACTGTTAAAAAGATATGACTATTGGAAAAATATATCTGTTGGAAGAATATGATCGTTGTAAAACAAAAccgttagaaaattatatacattggaataatatgaacgttaaaaaattaatgtgtactttttaataatgaataaatattataattaccattagaattaaaataaatgaaaatgtcaaaattaatattttaatagaataattacagatttagagagtttgttatttagtattgttgaaaagtggctagttaaattagaaaaagtgaattttttagtcaaattttagttAAAGAATGGCTAGGCCATTACTAATGCTCTAATGCTAGTGTAAGACTGTAATATCTTTAAGGTAAGTACttggaggggaaaaaaagaCTTTTGAGTTCAAATCCACAAATTGCAATCTTATGATctgtttgagaatataattatttttatacattgtcagactacttcactattatttattattatttataaattatttactattattttatatttataaattatttataaatcatctgaaatgtttttaatatccaaacgaaACAAAACCGTGCCAAAAAATGAACATAAGAGAACGGGCGGCAATCACTTGTCAAAACTAACGTGCATATATAGCGATCGAGACCGCGGTTGTCATTCTCCGCGTACGTACGCGGGATTCACAATCTACAAACTTGAAGGTAATTTTTGTAGTCCAAATCCTAATATAATGCTATTATATTATTATCCAATCAAACTTTTTCTTCGAAGACAGAGCCCCCCCACTAAGTTACTGTTACTAACTTCAAGCACCATCTAGGCTTCTAGTTCTAGTTGTCTACGACTACACTCTTTGTTTATCCCGCCCCCAACACTAACGTTAAAGAACAGACGGTAATTACACTTTTTCATAGTTGTTGTATAAATACATGAGCGTACGTCTTTCCATTTCTGCTACGTTAAGATAGCACAAGATGCACTTTTCCGTGGACTTGAGATATGTCTTCGTGCCACCCATCGGCCTCGTCCTTAGGTTTCTATTATCACAGGACAGCTCTTGGCCTCAAAATGGCAACTCCAAACTTGAAT is drawn from Juglans regia cultivar Chandler chromosome 5, Walnut 2.0, whole genome shotgun sequence and contains these coding sequences:
- the LOC108983796 gene encoding uncharacterized protein LOC108983796, which translates into the protein MIFPPVFFDVMVHLAVHQPHGALYGGPVQYRWMYPFERYLGKFKRYVRNKAHAEGSIAEAYIHVECLTFSSMYLHDIETRFHREERNVDVCEEREQMDLSVFSQKVRPLGSSTSYRPNEAMFETACCKHYNKIKGETAHNADRLHQTQFPIWFKERIKALRHSSPIEVSDELYAISCGPDPLLASYTGCIMNGVRFHTKEREQYRLSQNSGVVVSGEHEGKPVDFYGVLTDIFELDYMGWRHVYLFKCDWFDVGESSCRDSPD